A part of Lactobacillus sp. ESL0700 genomic DNA contains:
- a CDS encoding FtsQ-type POTRA domain-containing protein — MPKKRITKIDPNEKLAHYLDHQADQNRHQHHKNKVSASLNHLHSERKSALIRRLGLIIGIALLAIVGLGYYISPLANVRSVQVQGSDDLPVKEVVATSGIKASGKVCDYLLKQSVISQKLANKYTEVKNVQITTQNFNHLIIHINEFKTISYIKTDNRYRKILSHGKLGTRLLPWNMVDHDKPIFVGYSHKVSLKQDLSLFNSLPDDFQEQIKLLSGNTRRKSQVIFVMKDGNVITGNISTLKDKIKYYNKIKSKVKKNSLIDLEVGVFSRPLTASEKKAYGIS; from the coding sequence ATGCCGAAAAAACGGATAACCAAGATTGATCCTAACGAAAAACTAGCACATTATCTGGATCATCAGGCTGACCAAAACAGGCATCAACACCATAAAAATAAGGTTTCTGCCTCGCTTAATCACTTACACAGTGAGCGTAAATCGGCACTGATTAGACGTTTGGGCTTAATTATTGGTATTGCCTTATTGGCAATTGTTGGTTTAGGGTATTATATTTCTCCTCTAGCTAACGTTAGAAGCGTTCAGGTTCAAGGCAGCGATGACTTACCAGTTAAAGAAGTAGTCGCAACATCAGGAATTAAGGCTAGTGGCAAGGTTTGTGACTATCTGCTTAAACAGTCGGTAATTAGTCAAAAATTGGCCAATAAATATACCGAAGTTAAAAATGTTCAGATCACCACCCAAAATTTTAATCACCTAATTATCCATATCAATGAATTTAAAACAATTAGTTATATTAAAACGGATAATAGGTACCGTAAAATTCTTTCACATGGTAAACTAGGTACAAGGCTCTTGCCATGGAACATGGTGGATCATGATAAGCCGATTTTTGTAGGTTATAGTCATAAAGTTTCTTTAAAACAGGATCTTTCGTTATTTAATAGTTTACCCGACGATTTTCAGGAACAAATTAAGTTATTAAGTGGTAATACTAGACGTAAATCACAAGTCATTTTTGTAATGAAGGATGGCAATGTAATTACCGGCAATATTTCTACTCTCAAAGATAAAATAAAGTACTATAATAAAATCAAATCTAAAGTAAAGAAGAATAGTTTAATTGATTTAGAAGTAGGGGTTTTTAGTAGACCGCTAACAGCAAGTGAGAAGAAGGCTTATGGCATATCGTAA
- the mraY gene encoding phospho-N-acetylmuramoyl-pentapeptide-transferase has translation MLIISIIALVSSLVLTAIFLPWMIIFMRSHHEGQEIRDEGPKWHQKKSGTPTMGGVVFVLAAAISSVWVSAWQHNINKTIWILVISLLGYGIIGFLDDGIKLFYKRNLGLRAWQKLLLQILIAVAIVGIAITDNFKFNLYIPFFGVISSVILFTLFVIFWLVGFSNAVNLSDGLDGLATGLSIVAYGTYAYLAFKQNNFAILIFCMSVIGGLISFFIFNHKPAKIFMGDAGSLALGGGLAAVSVFLNRPWSLLLVGIVFVCETASVILQVISFQTTGKRIFKMTPIHHHFEMLGWSEWKVDIVFWLVGLIGSMLYLVIWG, from the coding sequence ATGCTCATTATTAGCATCATTGCATTAGTTAGTTCATTAGTTTTAACGGCAATCTTTTTGCCGTGGATGATTATTTTTATGCGGTCACATCACGAGGGCCAAGAAATTCGTGATGAAGGACCTAAATGGCACCAGAAAAAGTCTGGTACACCAACAATGGGTGGTGTTGTTTTCGTTTTAGCAGCAGCGATTTCTTCTGTATGGGTTTCTGCTTGGCAGCATAATATTAACAAAACCATTTGGATTTTGGTGATTAGTCTTCTGGGATACGGGATTATCGGTTTTCTGGATGATGGGATTAAACTCTTTTATAAGCGGAATTTAGGTTTACGAGCTTGGCAAAAATTATTACTACAGATTTTGATTGCGGTAGCGATTGTCGGGATTGCAATCACTGATAATTTCAAATTTAATCTGTATATTCCATTCTTTGGCGTAATTAGTAGTGTGATTTTGTTTACACTATTTGTCATTTTTTGGTTAGTTGGGTTTTCAAATGCAGTTAACCTTTCAGATGGTCTTGATGGCCTAGCAACAGGCCTTTCAATTGTCGCCTACGGCACATATGCTTATTTAGCTTTTAAGCAAAATAACTTTGCCATTTTAATTTTTTGTATGAGCGTGATTGGCGGCTTAATTTCGTTCTTCATTTTTAATCATAAGCCTGCTAAAATCTTTATGGGTGATGCTGGGTCACTTGCTTTAGGTGGGGGACTTGCAGCTGTCAGCGTCTTCTTAAATCGACCATGGTCACTGCTTTTAGTCGGTATTGTGTTTGTGTGTGAAACTGCAAGTGTTATTTTACAAGTGATTTCATTTCAAACGACTGGCAAGCGGATTTTTAAGATGACACCAATTCACCATCATTTTGAAATGTTGGGCTGGTCAGAATGGAAGGTTGATATTGTCTTCTGGTTAGTTGGATTGATTGGTAGTATGTTGTATTTAGTAATCTGGGGTTAA
- the ftsA gene encoding cell division protein FtsA: MDNSNLLVGLDIGTTSVKAVVADSGKVIGAVAIPNKGMRHGNIVDIDETASAISRALKEIADKTNARIYSVVTGIPVGLLQLETASDLINVSDNGQEVGNSDVKRVLRAAVKSAVKNEREPIAFLPSRFLIDGKTEVDDPRKMIAHSLAVQGILLTAPASPLHNIKKAIERAGYQNNFFVPTPLAIASVALDESERTFGSIILDLGGGVTTATVIHDGQIKYANIDFEGGSDISNDISVVLSTSKKDAEQIKLDYGYADPELASEKDKFAVNSVGTDGQQMVDEVYLSNIINARLMQTVGRIGKGLAKHDALKLPGGIIITGGNSLLQGIDNIVANTLKVKTRIYQPDQIGMRNPVYSAAYGIVNYSYKMSDIDFLVISAIYGKSLVGQTDDEPAQENVKKSKRPATASETKVKEEYNRHELRKQDKTAQHKQTNNNQNKNKGIKNFLKKFFD; the protein is encoded by the coding sequence TTGGACAATTCAAATTTATTAGTAGGCCTTGATATAGGTACTACAAGCGTGAAGGCAGTAGTCGCCGATTCCGGTAAAGTGATTGGCGCGGTCGCAATTCCTAACAAGGGAATGCGGCATGGTAATATCGTTGATATTGATGAGACAGCAAGTGCGATTAGTCGTGCACTGAAAGAAATTGCCGATAAGACAAATGCGCGGATTTATAGCGTGGTTACGGGAATTCCTGTAGGCCTTTTGCAACTTGAAACAGCCAGTGATCTGATTAATGTTAGTGATAATGGTCAAGAAGTTGGTAATAGCGACGTTAAACGTGTTTTACGGGCTGCGGTCAAGTCTGCAGTTAAAAATGAACGGGAACCAATAGCGTTTTTACCGAGTCGATTTTTAATCGATGGCAAAACCGAAGTTGATGACCCCCGGAAGATGATTGCGCATTCCCTTGCAGTTCAAGGAATTTTGCTGACGGCACCAGCTAGTCCATTGCATAATATTAAAAAGGCAATTGAACGTGCTGGCTACCAGAACAATTTCTTTGTGCCAACCCCTCTGGCCATTGCAAGTGTTGCTCTTGACGAAAGTGAACGTACTTTTGGATCAATTATCCTTGACCTAGGCGGCGGCGTGACTACTGCAACCGTTATTCATGACGGTCAAATTAAGTATGCGAACATTGATTTTGAAGGCGGCAGCGATATTAGCAATGATATTTCAGTTGTCCTGAGCACTTCCAAAAAAGATGCAGAGCAGATTAAACTTGATTATGGTTATGCTGATCCAGAATTAGCTTCAGAAAAAGACAAGTTTGCGGTTAACAGTGTTGGCACTGATGGTCAGCAAATGGTTGACGAAGTGTACTTGAGTAATATTATTAACGCTCGTTTAATGCAGACAGTTGGGCGAATTGGTAAAGGTTTGGCTAAGCATGATGCATTGAAATTGCCGGGCGGGATTATTATCACCGGTGGTAACAGTTTGCTTCAGGGAATTGATAACATTGTTGCTAATACTTTAAAAGTGAAAACGCGGATTTATCAGCCTGATCAGATTGGTATGCGCAATCCTGTATATTCTGCAGCTTATGGTATTGTTAACTACTCGTATAAAATGTCTGATATTGACTTTTTGGTTATCAGTGCAATTTATGGTAAGAGTCTCGTTGGTCAGACTGACGATGAGCCGGCTCAAGAGAATGTAAAAAAATCGAAAAGACCGGCAACTGCTAGTGAAACCAAAGTAAAAGAAGAATATAATAGACATGAGTTGCGAAAACAAGATAAGACAGCGCAACACAAACAAACAAATAATAATCAAAATAAAAATAAAGGCATTAAGAACTTCTTGAAAAAGTTCTTTGATTAA
- the murD gene encoding UDP-N-acetylmuramoyl-L-alanine--D-glutamate ligase: MKQIDTYKNKNILVLGLGKSGFAVSTLLLKLGAKLTLNDKADLTQNEHAQELEKMGVRVIGGYHPTELFDQEHFDYLVKNPGIPYENPMVQKATELEVPIITEPEIALSVSEAPYVCVTGSNGKTTTVMLTQQILDNHLAKNGHHAYAVGNIGVPISEVVTKATKDDILVVEISSFQLLGVTDINPRVAAIVDIYHNVHIDYHKTFANYVNAKLNVTRTQSADNYFIANLDQKDILAQEQAATKAQIQTFSETDRTADYFIADGYLQSQSEKIIKTSAMKLPGVHNQQNALVAIAISKLMGADDEDIQAVLTTFTGAKHRLQYVMTLDDRKIYNDSKSTNIEAATVAIPSFTEPEVLIAGGLDRGFTFDSLVPLFKKHVKAIVLYGETRYLLADAARKAGIKQIVIENTLQEAVPKAYELTAAGDVLLFSPACASWDQFKTFEDRGDYFVKFVKDLKTK; the protein is encoded by the coding sequence ATGAAACAGATTGACACTTATAAGAATAAGAACATTTTGGTTTTAGGGCTGGGAAAGAGCGGTTTTGCAGTAAGTACGTTATTGCTTAAACTTGGTGCAAAGCTGACCTTGAATGATAAGGCTGATTTAACGCAAAATGAACACGCACAAGAATTGGAGAAGATGGGGGTTCGCGTGATTGGCGGGTACCATCCAACCGAATTATTTGACCAAGAACATTTTGATTATTTGGTTAAAAATCCGGGTATTCCTTACGAAAATCCAATGGTGCAAAAGGCAACTGAATTAGAAGTTCCAATTATTACGGAGCCGGAAATTGCATTGAGCGTTAGTGAGGCGCCATATGTTTGCGTTACTGGATCAAATGGTAAAACAACAACTGTGATGTTAACGCAGCAAATTTTGGACAATCATTTGGCTAAAAATGGTCACCATGCCTATGCTGTAGGTAATATTGGTGTTCCGATTTCTGAAGTAGTTACTAAGGCAACTAAGGATGATATTCTTGTAGTTGAAATTTCTAGTTTCCAACTGCTAGGAGTAACCGATATTAATCCGCGTGTGGCAGCAATCGTTGATATTTATCACAATGTTCATATTGATTATCATAAAACTTTTGCCAATTATGTTAACGCCAAGTTGAACGTGACACGAACTCAATCTGCAGATAATTACTTTATTGCTAACTTGGATCAAAAAGATATTTTGGCTCAAGAACAAGCTGCTACAAAAGCTCAAATTCAAACGTTCTCAGAGACCGACCGGACTGCCGACTACTTTATTGCGGATGGCTATTTGCAAAGTCAATCAGAAAAGATTATTAAAACTAGTGCAATGAAATTGCCGGGAGTTCACAATCAACAAAATGCCTTAGTTGCAATTGCGATTAGCAAGTTGATGGGAGCAGATGACGAAGACATTCAAGCGGTTCTGACTACTTTTACTGGTGCCAAGCATCGTTTGCAATATGTGATGACTCTTGATGACCGTAAAATTTACAATGATTCCAAGTCAACTAATATTGAAGCAGCAACGGTAGCAATTCCATCATTTACTGAGCCTGAAGTCTTAATTGCTGGTGGTCTTGACCGCGGTTTTACCTTTGATTCTTTAGTGCCGCTATTTAAAAAGCATGTTAAAGCAATCGTGCTCTATGGCGAAACACGCTACTTATTGGCTGATGCAGCTCGTAAAGCTGGAATTAAGCAAATCGTAATTGAGAACACCTTGCAAGAAGCAGTTCCTAAGGCATATGAACTGACTGCTGCTGGCGATGTTTTGTTGTTTTCACCTGCATGTGCTTCATGGGATCAGTTTAAGACCTTTGAAGACCGTGGTGATTACTTTGTAAAGTTTGTTAAGGATTTAAAGACAAAATAA
- the murG gene encoding undecaprenyldiphospho-muramoylpentapeptide beta-N-acetylglucosaminyltransferase, which yields MRIIFTGGGTGGHIYPIMAIIERLKERQLATNDEILFVGTKRGLESKIVPAAGVKFETIEIQGFNRKHLLKNFSTINMFVKATKSAKKILQEFKPDVVLGTGGYVSGAIVYEAAKMGIPTMIHESNSVVGVANKFLGHYVDKICYTFDDAAKQFSEKKKLVKTGNPRSQQVLGLNEEHVNLEAEWNFNPKIPTVLVFGGSRGALAINRVMLQSILKLKNKPYQIVWATGNLYYDKVQEKLQGIDYGTNIKILPYIKDMPAVLPEMTCVISRSGATSIAEFTALGVPAILIPSPNVTHNHQMKNATDLEKAGAALVIAEKDLNPNSFISSIDHILLDTKYANEMSKSSKQLGVPDASDQVIKVMQAIAK from the coding sequence ATGAGAATTATTTTTACTGGTGGTGGCACTGGCGGCCATATTTATCCAATTATGGCAATTATTGAGCGCTTAAAAGAGCGGCAACTGGCAACAAATGATGAAATTTTGTTTGTCGGTACTAAACGTGGTTTGGAATCTAAAATTGTTCCAGCAGCTGGCGTTAAGTTTGAAACAATCGAAATTCAGGGTTTCAATCGCAAACATTTGTTAAAAAATTTCAGTACCATTAATATGTTCGTGAAGGCAACTAAGTCCGCTAAAAAGATTCTACAGGAATTTAAGCCGGATGTTGTCTTGGGTACTGGTGGTTATGTTAGTGGCGCCATTGTCTATGAAGCTGCCAAGATGGGCATTCCGACAATGATTCACGAATCAAATTCAGTCGTCGGTGTTGCCAACAAGTTCTTAGGGCATTATGTAGACAAGATTTGTTACACCTTTGATGATGCTGCTAAACAATTTTCGGAGAAGAAAAAACTAGTTAAAACTGGTAATCCGCGTTCACAACAAGTTTTAGGTTTGAATGAGGAGCATGTTAATTTAGAAGCTGAATGGAACTTTAATCCTAAAATTCCAACTGTGCTTGTGTTTGGCGGCTCACGTGGCGCTTTAGCAATTAATCGGGTGATGTTGCAGTCGATATTAAAACTGAAAAATAAGCCATATCAAATTGTTTGGGCAACGGGCAATTTGTATTATGATAAGGTACAGGAGAAGCTGCAGGGAATAGATTATGGTACTAACATTAAAATCTTGCCGTATATCAAGGATATGCCTGCTGTTTTACCCGAAATGACTTGTGTGATTTCACGTTCTGGTGCTACCAGTATTGCAGAATTTACCGCATTAGGTGTTCCTGCAATTTTAATTCCTAGTCCTAATGTGACGCACAATCACCAAATGAAAAATGCAACTGATTTAGAAAAAGCAGGTGCGGCATTAGTAATTGCAGAAAAAGATTTAAATCCTAATAGTTTTATTTCTTCAATCGATCATATTTTGCTTGATACAAAATATGCAAATGAAATGAGCAAATCATCGAAACAACTAGGTGTACCTGATGCTTCAGATCAGGTAATCAAAGTGATGCAAGCAATTGCTAAATAA